CCAGCACGCGGGTGGATGTGGGGGCGATGCGCATGGCCTCGTAGAACTGCTTCCGGGCCGTGCCCGGGTGGCGACGCGCGTCCTCCAGCGAGATGGGCGCACCGACGTCGGACGCGAGCGCGGCGAGCGCGGCCTGGGTCCGTCTCCAACCGTCCTCCCGCTCCCGGACGCCCTGGCGCAGGAAGGTGGCCTGCTCCTGCGCCTCCTGACTCCACCCACGCTCCTTCAGCGCGGCGACCTCGTCGAACACGGACGCCGCCAGCAGGTGCAGCCCCATCTCCCGCAGCACGAGCGCCCGGTTCCACAACGCCTGGGGATGGCGCGGGGCCCGCTCCAACAGCGCGTCCAGCTCCGCGAGCGCGTCGTCCGGGTGCTCGAGCAGGAACACCGCCACGGCGTGGTCGTTGTCCCTGTCCCGGGAGTCGGGCGCCTGGGCGAGGTGCGCCAGCGCCTGCCGCGGGTCTCCGTGCAGGAGGTAGGAGGCCGCGATGCCCGCGCGGTCCCCCGCGTCCTCCAGTCGCGCCAGCTCCCGCAGGGGCACCGGGATGGAGGGCCGCTCCAGGCGCGGACGGACATACGGCCGGTGCACGTCCGCTTCCTTCACGGAGACACGGGGCTCGAGGGGCCGCGTGGGCGCGTCCGTCAGCCACAACAGCGCCGCGCGCCGCCCGGGCAGGGGACCGGAGCGCGCGATGAGCAGGGCCGGCAGCACCAGCAGCGGGAGCAGCTTCCACATACGGGGGCGCAACGCGCGGCGCACGCGTCGACACCACCCCGGTGCATCCAGCCCGGCCACCATCCGCTGGACCCTCCCCGTCACTCCGCGTCCCAGTGGCGGAGTCAGCACTGCAACCCAGGGTCATAAGCCAATTCACCCAGAGGGGACAAATCAGGCCGGTGGGGACGTGCCGCCTGGACAACGTGGCGGTGGGCGCCATGCCCCCCCCGCTGACCCAGGGAGGGCGCTGGAGACCCTGGACCCAGGTGGGGTGTGTCTCGGGAGCGCTGGGCACACCCGTCACCTGGATACAGTTGTCCGAGCGTGGGTGGTCAACTGTATGGGCCCGGGAGCGGGCCCGTGATTTCAGGCCCGCGCCCGCAGCACGCCGCCGAAGCCGCGCTCCTTGCCCAGGGCGGGGACGACGTTGCCCGCGTCGACGGCCTCGCGGCCGGAGATGAGCACGCTCTTCACCGCCGCGTCGTTGCGGCGCACCAGCCGCACGAAGCCGCCGAAGTTCTCCATGGGGGCCTCGGCGATTTCGTCGACCTTCGCGTCCAGGCCGTCCGGGTTGATGACCACCATGTCGGCGCGGCGACCCTCGGCGAGCACGCCCGCGTCCAGGCCGAGCCACTCGCCAATCTCCCCGGTGAGCCGCTGCACCGCGCGCTCCACCGTCATGAAGGGGGCGCCGCGCTTCTCCGCCTCGCGGACCAGCCGCAAGAGGCGCAGCGGGAAGTTGTAGTGCGCCATGTTGCGCAGGTGCGCGCCCGCGTCCGAGAAGCCCATCAGCACGTCCGGGTGCTTGCAGATGAACTCCAGCTCCTCGAGCCGGTCATTGGCCATCACCGTGTACCAGCGCAGCGCGTCGCCGTGCCGCGCCACCAGGTCCAGGAAGACGTCCGTGGCGTGGCGCCCCTGCTCCCTCGCCACCTGGGCGAAGGACTTGCCCACGACGCTCGCGTCCGGACACAGCAGGATGCGCGACTCGTTGAAGTCGCGGTGGAAGGCCCGGGGCAGGAACTTGTTGGTCCACTGGCTCCGGAAGGTCGAACGGTAGGCCGGGTCGTTGAGCAGCTCCGCGCGTCCGGCTGCGTCCTGCAGGTGCAGCGCCGCCGCCCCCGCGCCGAACTCCTCGAAGACGACCAGGTCGATGCCGTCCGCCCACAGGTCGAACACCTCCGGCAGCGCCTGCCAGCGGAAGTCCGCGCCCAGCAGCCGGTTGGCCACCTGCGACAACACGCCGATGAGCCGGTGGATGCCCCGGCTGGCGCGCGGGTCCATCATCGAGATGACCGTGGTCTTCAGCGTCTTGCGCCACAGCCCCATGCTCTCCAGCAGGAACAGCAGCACGTTCACCTTGGTGCTGATGTTGGGCACGCCCTGGAACACGCGCCCGCGCTCGCGCAGGAGCTTCGTGAGGCGGCGGTACTCGCTCCAGCGCGCGTAGGTGGAGGGCAGGGGCCGGCTGCGGATGTCCCGGTCGCCGCCCATCTTGTCCCACTTGAGCGTCATGATGGACAGGCCCAGGTAGCCCAGGTCCAGCCCCTCGCGCACCAGCGACTCCATCCGCCCCAGCTCGTCCCGCGTGGGCTTCACGCCGGGCTCCAGGCTGCGGCGCAGGCCCAGCGTGTGGGCCCGCAGCGCGGAGTGGCCCAGGAAGGACGCGACGTTCGGCCCCAGCGGCAGCTGCTCCAGGTGCTCCAGGTAGCCGCCGAGCGTGTCCCACGTCTTGCGCTCCTCCAGCAGCGACCGGACGGTGGCGTAGGGGATGGCCTCCACCCGGCAGAACATGTCCGCCAGGTCCTCGGGCGTGCCCATCGCCAGGCTCAACGAGCAGCTGCCCATCACCACCGTGGTGACGCCGTGCCGCACCGACTCGGACAGCGACGGGGCCAGCTCCACCTCCGCGTCGTAATGGGTGTGCAGGTCGATGAAGCCCGGCGTCACCCAATGCCCCTTCGCGTCGATGACCCGCGTGTGGGGCGCGCGCGGGATGGGCGCCTCGGAGAGGGCGGCGATGGTGCCGCCCCGGATGCCCACGTGACGCTGCCGTGGAGCGTTGCCCTGACCATCGAATACGAGTCCGTTCTCGATGATGACGTCCATGAGTGGACAGCGTAGCCCCTGCCGTCTCGAGGGGCGAGCCATGGACGGACGACGCAGCACGTTAGGGACGGGGCGTTGGCGCCTGCATGCGCCCGGAGCGTGCGCGCTCATCCTCCAGCAACGCCTTGCCCGGATGCATAGCCTTGTCCGTGGAAGTTTCCACGACGTGCGCACGACACGGGAGGAAGGCGATGGCTGGAACGGCATGGAAGTGGCCCGCGCTGCTCGGGCTGGGGCTCGCGGTCCTCTCGGGCTGTGGTGAGCGGAACGACAAGTCCCTGGCGGAGAACTCGCGCGAGGTGGGCCGGCAGGTGGGCAAGGCGACGAAGGACCTGAAGGAGGGCGCCCGCGACGCCGCTCGCGACGCGCGGAGCGCGGCCCACGAGGCCTCGGAGGGCTTCAAGGAAGGCTCGGGCGGCTCCGGTCGGGAGGGGCAGACGCCTCCTCCGCCGCCTCCTCCCGCCGACGCGCGTCCCCACGACGAGCGTCCGGCGGGGAAGCCCGCGGACACGACCCGCTGAGGGGCGAGGGGGCCGTCTGGCCACCGGCCCCGCCGGCCTGTCAGGATGCCTTCCACGGCCTCCCCCGAGGCCGTGGGGGGCTGGCCCATGAGCGAGCTCGTGCTGGACAAGGTTCATCGCAGGGGGGATGTCGCCTCCGGGGTGCGGCGCATCCAGGAATGGCTCACGCTGAACGGCTTCGCGGTCGCCATCGACGGGGACTTCGGCCCCGCGACGGAGGCGGCGCTGAAGCGCTTCCAGGCGAAGGCGGGCCTGCTCGTCTCCGGCGTCGCCGACATGGTTACCTTCGAGCGGCTGACCGCGCCGTTGAGGGCGGCGCTGGCGCCGCTGCCCGCGGACGGGCGCTCCCTGGGCGCGCTGACGGTGGCCTACGCGGCGAGACACCTGGCGCAGCGCCCACGCGAGGTGGGCGGGCGCAATCGCGGCCCCTGGGTGCGCCTGTATCTCGATGGCCACGAGGGCGCGTCGTGGACCTGGTCCGCGGGCTTCGCCACCTACTGCCTGCACCAGGCCGCGCGCACCCTGAGGCAGCCCGTGCCCGTGGAGCGCACCTTCTCGTGCGACCTGCTCGCCGCGGATGGCCGGGCGCGAGGGTGCTTCATCTCCTCGCTGAGCGCCCCACCGGACCGCGCGCGCATCCACCCGGGCAGCCTCTTCCTGCGGCGGCGGACGCCGGGGGACTGGGTCCAGGCCGGCATCGTCACGGAGGTCGACGAGGAGACCTTCCAGACCATCGAGGCGAACACCAACGACGAGGGCACGCACGAGGGCTACGAGGTCTGCGCCCGCACGCGGGGCTTCAAGAGCGTGGACTTCGTCGTGCTCTGAAGCGACCTCAGGGGGCCTTCGCTGGGGGGTGCGCCGGGCCGTCCTCCCTCTTCCGGACCGGGCGGGGCAGGTAGTGGGCGATGACCGGCTGGTGGTCGGACGACTCGGTGCTCCGGTCCACCTCGAAGAGGACGGGCTCGAGCTCCGGGCTCGCGTAGAGGTTGTCGAAGCGCTTGCCCGTGGCGGGCACCACGCCGTGCTCGTCCGGCAGCGAGGAGAGGGTGGCGCAGTCGGCGATGTCCTGCAGCCGCAGCCAGTGCTCGCTGCCTCGCTGGATGCGACCGGAGCGCAGCTCGGCGCAGGCCTGCTTGGGCGTCATCACCGTGTCCCGGGTCAGCCGCACGCGCGCGACCGCCGCGTGGGCGAGCGTCTCCGGCAGGCTCTGCTCCAGCACGTGCAACTCGTGGCGCAGGCGCGGGTCGGCGATGTTGCCCACGCCGCGATCTCCCACGCTGGCGTGCGGGTCGCCGTAGCGCACCGCGTACTCCTCCACCGTGTCCGTGTCGTCGTATGTCTTCAGGTGGGCCATGAGCCAGGAACCGCCGCGCTTGATGGCGGTGTTCGCGTTGAAGTCGCCCAGCACGACGGCGTGAGGCACCTCGCGGTGGCGGAGCAGGAGGTTGAGCTGGCGCAGGTTCTGCGCGTTCATGCCCGAGTCCCCGAGCGTGTGGTGCAGGTTGTAGAGCACCACCGGCACGTCGCCGACCCGCAGCCGCACCTGGAGCGCGCCCCGGTCCTCGGGCAGCTCGCAGACGTCGCCGCCCCGGCGCCGGATGGCCTCGGCGCGCTCGGCGTCGGAGATGACGTAGGTGAAGTGCGCCGCGTCCATCAGCGGGTGCCGCGTGAGGAAGGCCTTGCCGTTGACCAGCCGCGCGCCGGGGCCGCCGTCGTGGCCGTGGTAGGCCAGGTGGAAGCCGTAGCGCGACGACAGCAGGACGGAGATGGGGATGTTGGCCTCCTGGAGGCCGAGGACGTCCGGCATCCGCCCCTGCGCCTCCAGGTCGTCGAAGTACGCGAGCAGCGCCTGCCGGCGCAGCCCCCCCAGCAGGATGTTGAAGGTCATGACCGACAGCTCCGGGCCACGGGGCGCGCGTGGCTCGGGGTGGTGCACGACGAGCGTCCTGCCGTCGCCGAGCTGCCGCTCCGTGGCGGGCGGCTTCAGGGCGTCCAGGCTGGCCAGGGTGAGGGTCGGGTCCCGTCGCGGCGGAGCGCCTTCGGCGCCTGTCGCCATGCGACCGATGAGGGGGCCTACCCCCGGAAGATGCTCCAGGACCTCGGGCATCTTCATACGGACTCCTCGCGCGCGTGCCCCGGGCCGGCGCGGTTCATGGGTGGGTCGAGCTGGCGAGCGGCGGTGTCCACCAATCCTCCTGGATGGCCTCAAGTTCTGCGCGCTTCCTCCCGCTGGCCAGGGGCATGCCACCATGGACGGGTGGGCGGGGAGCCCCGGCGGGCCGGAGGTCGGGCGGGGGCGCGGGCCCCCCTGGCGCCACCCGTCCCAGGAAGCGAGAGGCGGAGCGGTTCGTGGCATGGTTAAC
The genomic region above belongs to Myxococcus stipitatus and contains:
- a CDS encoding peptidoglycan-binding domain-containing protein; translated protein: MSELVLDKVHRRGDVASGVRRIQEWLTLNGFAVAIDGDFGPATEAALKRFQAKAGLLVSGVADMVTFERLTAPLRAALAPLPADGRSLGALTVAYAARHLAQRPREVGGRNRGPWVRLYLDGHEGASWTWSAGFATYCLHQAARTLRQPVPVERTFSCDLLAADGRARGCFISSLSAPPDRARIHPGSLFLRRRTPGDWVQAGIVTEVDEETFQTIEANTNDEGTHEGYEVCARTRGFKSVDFVVL
- a CDS encoding endonuclease/exonuclease/phosphatase family protein codes for the protein MKMPEVLEHLPGVGPLIGRMATGAEGAPPRRDPTLTLASLDALKPPATERQLGDGRTLVVHHPEPRAPRGPELSVMTFNILLGGLRRQALLAYFDDLEAQGRMPDVLGLQEANIPISVLLSSRYGFHLAYHGHDGGPGARLVNGKAFLTRHPLMDAAHFTYVISDAERAEAIRRRGGDVCELPEDRGALQVRLRVGDVPVVLYNLHHTLGDSGMNAQNLRQLNLLLRHREVPHAVVLGDFNANTAIKRGGSWLMAHLKTYDDTDTVEEYAVRYGDPHASVGDRGVGNIADPRLRHELHVLEQSLPETLAHAAVARVRLTRDTVMTPKQACAELRSGRIQRGSEHWLRLQDIADCATLSSLPDEHGVVPATGKRFDNLYASPELEPVLFEVDRSTESSDHQPVIAHYLPRPVRKREDGPAHPPAKAP
- a CDS encoding N-acyl-D-amino-acid deacylase family protein, producing the protein MDVIIENGLVFDGQGNAPRQRHVGIRGGTIAALSEAPIPRAPHTRVIDAKGHWVTPGFIDLHTHYDAEVELAPSLSESVRHGVTTVVMGSCSLSLAMGTPEDLADMFCRVEAIPYATVRSLLEERKTWDTLGGYLEHLEQLPLGPNVASFLGHSALRAHTLGLRRSLEPGVKPTRDELGRMESLVREGLDLGYLGLSIMTLKWDKMGGDRDIRSRPLPSTYARWSEYRRLTKLLRERGRVFQGVPNISTKVNVLLFLLESMGLWRKTLKTTVISMMDPRASRGIHRLIGVLSQVANRLLGADFRWQALPEVFDLWADGIDLVVFEEFGAGAAALHLQDAAGRAELLNDPAYRSTFRSQWTNKFLPRAFHRDFNESRILLCPDASVVGKSFAQVAREQGRHATDVFLDLVARHGDALRWYTVMANDRLEELEFICKHPDVLMGFSDAGAHLRNMAHYNFPLRLLRLVREAEKRGAPFMTVERAVQRLTGEIGEWLGLDAGVLAEGRRADMVVINPDGLDAKVDEIAEAPMENFGGFVRLVRRNDAAVKSVLISGREAVDAGNVVPALGKERGFGGVLRARA